The DNA region TAAGCGTACTGACCCAGATTTGTTTCCACTGTATATCGGCAACTATATTTTAGGGGGCGGTGGTTTTGTTTCCAGGTTAACAGAAGAGGTACGTGAGAAGCGTGGCCTAGTTTACAGTGTATATAGCTACTTTATGCCAATGGCTGAAGTCGGACCATTCCAGATTGGCTTGCAAACTAAAAAAGATCAGGCAGAAGCTGCATTGGCGTTGGTGCATGAAACATTGGATAAGTTTATTAAAAATGGTGTCACCGAGGCCGAGCTAAAAGCAGCCAAGGCCAATATCATTGGTGGCTTCCCGATGCGGATTGATAGCAATAAGAAAATTCTAGATTATTTAAATGTCATCGGTTTTTATAAATTACCACTTAACTACTTAGACGAATATAACAAAAGAGTAGAGAAGGTAACGGCTGCGCAAATTAAAGATGCATTCAATCGCCGCCTAAAAGCTGAAAATTTTGTCACAGTGATTGTTGGTGATCCAAAAGCACAGTAGTTTTCAATAAATTTGAAGTAATTTTTGTTAACAATTACTTCAAATGAGTGGTGATGGAAATTGGTAGTAAAATGCGGTTTTATTGCAATAAGTAGCACCGCATTTAATATGACCGAAAAAAAACTAAATACTGTCCGCATTAATGCGGGTGAGTGGCGTAGCCGTTTGCTTAAGTTTCCTGATGCACAAGGCTTACGTCCTACGCCAGAGCGCGTTAGGCAGACCGTATTTAACTGGCTAGGGCAAGATCTCACAGGTCAAACATGTTTAGATCTGTTCGCAGGCACTGGCGTGATGGGTTTTGAAGCTTTATCACGCAATGCTAAAGCTGTGGTGATGGTAGAAAAAACGGCACCCGTCTATAAAGCAATTTTAGAGAATAAGTTCATGTTGGAAGCAGATGCCGCACAAGTGCTCAATATGGATGCTTTGGTATTTTTGGATAAAAATCAGCAGTTATTTGATGTGGTGTTTCTAGATCCACCTTATCATCAAGGCTGGCTGGATAAGGTGTTGGTAGCGTTGCCCAAACACTTGAGTGCGCAAGGCGTGGTCTATGTCGAGGCTGAGTACGCACTGGCGGATAATGATGTTTGGCAAGTATTTAAACAGAGTAAAGCAGGTAATGTTTTTTATCATCTGATAAAATTGCGCCATGACACCAATTAAAAAACGAATCGCTGTTTATCCAGGTACTTTCGACCCGATTACTTTGGGGCATGAAGACCTTGTGCGCCGTGCTGCCTATTTGTTTGATGAGGTGATTGTTGCTGTGGCTGGTAGTACCAATAAAAATACGCTATTCGATTTGCAGGAGCGCGTAGCGCTGGCAAGCGATTTGTTTGTTTCCTATAGTAACGTGAAGGTCGTTGGCTTTAGCGGGTTGCTCATGCAGTTTGTGCAAGATCAGGAAGCACAAGTGGTGATTCGTGGTCTGCGAGCCGCTTCAGACTTCGAGTACGAGTTTCAATTGGCAGGCATGAACCGTAAACTTTATCCGAAATTAGAAACACTGTTTTTAACACCGTCTGAGCAGTACATGTTCGTTTCTTCAAGCTTGGTGCGTGAAGTGGCGAAACTGGGCGGTGCGGTTGATCAGTTCGTCTCTAAATCGGTTGAAGATGCGATTATGAAAAAATTAAAAGTGGGTCTTTAGTTTATGGCATTGATGATTACCGATGAATGTATCAATTGTGACGTGTGTGAGCCTGCATGCCCCAATAGTGCAATTTATCAGGGTGAAGAAATCTATGAGATTAACCCAGACTTATGTACGGAGTGTGTAGGGCATTACGATAAGCCGCAATGCCAGCAGGTTTGCCCGATTGATTGCATCCCGCTAGACCCAGATAAAGTAGAAACCAAAGAACAGTTGTTGAATAAATATCACCAATTAACGGCAGTTAATTAAATACTAAGGACAGCAAATGCGCATGCTACATACTATGCTTCGTGTTGGTAACATGGAGCGCTCAATTAAGTTTTATACCGAAGTGTTAGGCATGAAGTTGCTACGTCAACATGACTTCCCTGATGGAAAGTTTGCACTGGCATTTGTGGGTTACGGGGCTGAAAACGACCATACCGTATTAGAGCTTACCTATAATTATGGCGTTGAAAGTTACGACATGGGTAAAGCCTATGGCCATATTGCGATAGAAGTAGACGATGCCTATAAAGCGTGTGATGCTGTACGCAATGCTGGCGGTAAAGTGGTGCGTGAGGCCGGCCCGATGATGCATGGCACCACGGTGATTGCCTTTATTGAAGACCCTGACGGTTATAAAGTTGAGTTTATTCAGGCGGGTACTTATTAATTCTTGCCGGCAATTAATGTGCATAGTGTTGCCCATTTAATTATCAACAAGAATTCATGTTAATTGTAGTGATATGACTTGGTGTTTATATCTACTTGAATGCAACAATGGCGCATATTATGCCGGCATCACTAACGATTTGGCATCAAGATTCTCTACCCACATGGCAGGTAAGGGCGCACGTTACACTCGCGCCAATCCGCCAACCAAAATACTAGCTTCTAGGTCATATCCAGACCGCTCTGCCGCAAGTGTTGCCGAAGCGCAATTAAAACGATTACCCCGACATAAAAAGCTCAATTTCTTTGAGCATGATGAATGATGGATAAAAGCGCATTATTAAAAGCAGTGCAGGCAGCACAGGTGGGAAATTGGCATGATGCACATCAAATTGCACAAGACTACAGTGATGCTACCGCCAATTGGTTACATGCTGTACTGCACAAAATTGAAGGTGATGAGTGGAATAGCAAGTACTGGTATGCACGCAGCGCAGGGCGTAGT from Methylotenera sp. L2L1 includes:
- the rsmD gene encoding 16S rRNA (guanine(966)-N(2))-methyltransferase RsmD, with product MTEKKLNTVRINAGEWRSRLLKFPDAQGLRPTPERVRQTVFNWLGQDLTGQTCLDLFAGTGVMGFEALSRNAKAVVMVEKTAPVYKAILENKFMLEADAAQVLNMDALVFLDKNQQLFDVVFLDPPYHQGWLDKVLVALPKHLSAQGVVYVEAEYALADNDVWQVFKQSKAGNVFYHLIKLRHDTN
- a CDS encoding GIY-YIG nuclease family protein, whose amino-acid sequence is MTWCLYLLECNNGAYYAGITNDLASRFSTHMAGKGARYTRANPPTKILASRSYPDRSAASVAEAQLKRLPRHKKLNFFEHDE
- a CDS encoding YfhL family 4Fe-4S dicluster ferredoxin, with product MALMITDECINCDVCEPACPNSAIYQGEEIYEINPDLCTECVGHYDKPQCQQVCPIDCIPLDPDKVETKEQLLNKYHQLTAVN
- the gloA gene encoding lactoylglutathione lyase, which translates into the protein MRMLHTMLRVGNMERSIKFYTEVLGMKLLRQHDFPDGKFALAFVGYGAENDHTVLELTYNYGVESYDMGKAYGHIAIEVDDAYKACDAVRNAGGKVVREAGPMMHGTTVIAFIEDPDGYKVEFIQAGTY
- the coaD gene encoding pantetheine-phosphate adenylyltransferase, whose amino-acid sequence is MTPIKKRIAVYPGTFDPITLGHEDLVRRAAYLFDEVIVAVAGSTNKNTLFDLQERVALASDLFVSYSNVKVVGFSGLLMQFVQDQEAQVVIRGLRAASDFEYEFQLAGMNRKLYPKLETLFLTPSEQYMFVSSSLVREVAKLGGAVDQFVSKSVEDAIMKKLKVGL